CGTCGCCGGACTGAAAAAGCGGTGTTGCAGAAGCACCTGTTTGACCGAAAGCTCGCCCCGTTGCCATCACGAATGAGGTAACGCCAACAGCGATAGCAACCGCCCGAATGATTGATTGACTCATGTATCGCATGACAGCCCTGTCGTACCGTAAATCCGCTCCGCTTGCAGTCTTCGCTTCGTTCCTACTGCTATCAAATCTAGGACACGACAGGCAAGTCGAAACCATGCGAAGGCCGTGGCTGTGGTTGCGCGATGTACCCTGATGAGAGTTCTCAGTCAGATTGCTGATGCATCGATGGCACGGCTGTTAATTTTTTATTTTTTCACAATCCATCTGTACACTACGCTAAGATGGGCTTCCTTAGGGAAGAACGGGGGTGACGATCCCGACACATGAGAGGGAAAAGCGAAAAAACTTCTGTTCGACGACAGTTTCCGATGCGGGCATGGACTCCGAAGTGCGATACTATTTATGGAATTGCAGGACTCGCTTCTGCAATTCTGAGAACCTTGCCAGTGCCCCGGCAAAGTTCTCTGTGGTGCTCGGCAGGTTTGGAACTGCCCCTTTCGGCCTGTCGCAGCACTACTTTCTTCGCACTCTCTGCCGAACTGTATGCATCGCCAATCATCCATTCGATGCCTGGCAAGTTCACTTCAATGACGGGGTCCAAGACGCGTGAAAACGTATCAATCTTACGGCGGATTCGAAAATATCACAGAGTTTGTCGCAGACTGTCGCGATCTTCGGAATGACATTGTTGAATCGTTGCAACGTGACTCGTCCGTTTCGACCATATTGGAAGGCATGGCCGATGCTGTGTACATCAAATCGTCCGATGGAACGGTTTTAGATAGCAATCAAGCCTATCGGTCCGCGTTCACACCTGGGATCTCCCCGACCGGGCGACAAGGTTCCGCGTATCTCGATGAAAAGATTGCAGCCGTATCAAATGCTTCCGACCAGCTGATCATGTCGGGTGCAGACACACTCATTTTCAACCATTTCGGCCACGACGCGGCGGGGAAAGCGATTTCCATGCGGACGTTCAAGGCTTCCCTTTTGGGACTTGGCCAACCACGACATTGCATTCTTGGATTGACTCGCATCCGTTTCATGGAAACCACCGATTCCCATTTACGATTGATGCCGCTCTTCGGTTACTGGGAGATCTTCAGCAAGCTGAAGATTCGGGACCAGAAGATCGCGGCTGCAGTGGCGCGAGGGGAAAAGACGAAGCACATCGCCGATAGTCTATCGGTTTCCGAAAAAACGATTGAAAACGCCCGCAACAGCATCTTGAAAAAGCTGCAACTTGACCATCCGATCGATCTGATCAAGTTGTTGGTGCGGTTGCAGGACAGCGGGTTCGGCGACTTCGGGGTTTGAGCGGTTGGTCGGCAATCAGTTCAGAAATCGGCAATCAGTTCAAAAACTGTGCCAAATTTTCAGTCACTTGCGCCCCCTTCAGCTTTCCGATGGCCGCGCGTTCGATTTGACGGACCCGCTCGCGGCTCAATCGAAACTCTTCCGCGACTTCCGCCAAAGTGTGTGGGAAGTGCGTCCCAAAGCCGAATCGCATCAGCAAAATCTTACGCTCGCGATCGCCAAGCATGCTCAGCAGTTCGGTGCAACGCACTTTCAAATCGTTGGCATCGGCCTTTTCCGGCGGAGTGTCGTCGGCACGATCGGGCAGTAAATTTCCGAACTCTTGGTGCGTGCCACCGGAAACGGATTGATTCAAACTTACCGGCGTTTCCGCAACACGTTCGAGAACCGACAACCGTTCGGTCGACGTGTTGGTTAACTGGGCAAGTTCGTTCTTCGACGCCCTACGTCCGGTTTGCTGAAAAAACTTCGTCTTCACTCGCGACAGCTCGTTCAGCTCGCTGATGACCTGTGCGGGCACCCGAACAGCACGGCCTTGCTCGGCGACGCCGCGTCCGATCGCCTGACGAATCCACCACGTCGCATAAGTCGACAACTTAAATCCGCGACGGTACTCGAACTTCTCCACCGCTCGCATCAACCCGGCATTACCCTCTTGGATCAAATCCAGGAACGACACACCGCGATTGCGATACTTTTTTGCCACTGAGACGACCAGGCGCAAATTCGCCTCGACCAATCTACTTTTGACGTCCAAGTAGCGATTGTATGCGGTCTCTATTTTCTTCATCCGCCGCTCTAACCCGCCAATCGAATGAAGGGTAGGACCGAGCAGCCGGATGTATTCTCGACGCACCTCGCCCGCGATCGCGACGTCACTGTGACCGTGCATACCGCGAATTCGAAAAACACGTCGTTTCAGTTCCCCGTACATCTCTTCCAGCAGAGGCAAGCGAACCTCGAACTCTTCCAACAACTCGATCGAATGCTCACGTCGTTTAACGAATGTTCGGTGCGCAACCTTGCGGCGCCGCGACGATACCGAACGGCTGGATGTCAGGTGAAAATTTTCGCGCATCGACTCCCGAACACCAGCGATCGTTCGAAGGTTTTGGGGCAATCGGTTGACGAGCGACCGCTTCGCTTGTGCATCGGACACCGAATAGTCCAAAGCACGATCGGCGCGTTTCGCACCGCCGGCGACTGCCGAAAGCTCACGAACGACTTCTTCGGCAACGAATCCAATCCGCAACATTTCGCGACGAAAAGCTCGCCGCGCAACGTCCATCTTCACCGCCAAGCTCAACTCGGCTGCGGGCGACAGCAACGGTGTCCGGGCGATTTCTTCGAGATACAACCCGAGCGTATCGGCTTGATCGTCCGCATAAGTGGTACGGGCCGGTGCACGCTCAACCCGATCTTCACGTTCGCGACGAGCAGCGACCTGAGGCGAATGCCCGGGCGTTTGCGGCAAAGTCAAATCAGCTGTGTATAGAGAAACCATTGGCTTACCTGTTTCCAAAAACGAATGTGCGTTTCGAACTCGTCCCGCCCGACCAACCATGGACACATTGAAAATACGGTTGGCAGCTCGGTCGTGTTCGATCGAACTGCGTCGCAAATCCCATACCCATGGACGCCAAAATCGCATGCAAGGTTCCACGCAGCGGGGAACGACTGGGCAAAAAATGACTTTTCAGGTACTCCATCCGCCATTGGAGGAACCGAAATCCGATTCGTGAACTAACTTGATTCCGCGATAAATTGCGGCGGAACACCCCGTTTTGACGCTCCATCGGGGCACAATGCCCCGGCCGGATATTGGGATCACGACTATCCAAGGGTAGGCGTGTGGCAAACAATGACCAGACGGAGACTCACTCGAACTTGGTTCGCGGGGGGTCTTGTTCTGAGAGCTTCTCGTTTGAATGTTTGTCGTGAACTATGCATCGCAAAGATCCCAACCTTAAAAATCTTCACGGCGCTTCCAACGC
The sequence above is a segment of the Rubripirellula tenax genome. Coding sequences within it:
- a CDS encoding helix-turn-helix transcriptional regulator — protein: MKTYQSYGGFENITEFVADCRDLRNDIVESLQRDSSVSTILEGMADAVYIKSSDGTVLDSNQAYRSAFTPGISPTGRQGSAYLDEKIAAVSNASDQLIMSGADTLIFNHFGHDAAGKAISMRTFKASLLGLGQPRHCILGLTRIRFMETTDSHLRLMPLFGYWEIFSKLKIRDQKIAAAVARGEKTKHIADSLSVSEKTIENARNSILKKLQLDHPIDLIKLLVRLQDSGFGDFGV
- a CDS encoding RNA polymerase sigma factor RpoD/SigA; amino-acid sequence: MVSLYTADLTLPQTPGHSPQVAARREREDRVERAPARTTYADDQADTLGLYLEEIARTPLLSPAAELSLAVKMDVARRAFRREMLRIGFVAEEVVRELSAVAGGAKRADRALDYSVSDAQAKRSLVNRLPQNLRTIAGVRESMRENFHLTSSRSVSSRRRKVAHRTFVKRREHSIELLEEFEVRLPLLEEMYGELKRRVFRIRGMHGHSDVAIAGEVRREYIRLLGPTLHSIGGLERRMKKIETAYNRYLDVKSRLVEANLRLVVSVAKKYRNRGVSFLDLIQEGNAGLMRAVEKFEYRRGFKLSTYATWWIRQAIGRGVAEQGRAVRVPAQVISELNELSRVKTKFFQQTGRRASKNELAQLTNTSTERLSVLERVAETPVSLNQSVSGGTHQEFGNLLPDRADDTPPEKADANDLKVRCTELLSMLGDRERKILLMRFGFGTHFPHTLAEVAEEFRLSRERVRQIERAAIGKLKGAQVTENLAQFLN